From the genome of Aestuariirhabdus haliotis:
GCGCTTCGATCGCTGTCTGCAACAGATGATGGCTTTTTTCGCCTTCGGTATGGGCAATCAGCCCAAAACCGCAGTTATCTTTAAACTGCTCAGGATGGTACAGACCTGAACTCATAGGCACACTCCCACCGTATAATCTATTGGATAATCAGTTAGTTAGCCCCTTTATATTGTGTTATTTGTGGGACCGCAGGGAAAAATGGGTCAGCCATTTTACACACCGAGAGCTATTGCCACAAATTCAATCACATTTTTGATCATTGCCCGAAAGATATAACGGCAATATAGGAAGCAACGGGAAGACTTATTGCGGTTTCAAATAAAGAGGCCACATGTGCGGCGCAACGATAGAGATATCAGGGCTTTTTAATCTCAAGCTGGAGGGGGCCCAAGGCCCGGGCCCAGGGTTTTTGGGCCTGCAGTGCAGCTGACATTGATTTAACCGCCGCGAGCGCCGCCTCACGGCTTGGGTAACTGCCATATAGTGCGACATACCATGCCTTCCCTTGATGGCTAGTTTCCACCAGATGCCAGTTTGCCCCCTTCCCCATACGGCCGATAAAAGCCTCAACCGCTTGCCGTTGACGACCACCGAGCATCTGTAAACTATAGGCAGAAGGCGACTGCGCCAACAACCAACGCTGTGATGCACTCAAGGTAGGTAAGGTAACCGGCTTGGATTGAGCCTTGGGAGCAGGCTCTGGTTTTTCTGCCGGATCGGCCTGAGGTTTAGTAGCAGAAGCCTTTGAAACAGATGCCTTGGAAGTGGATTCGGTTTCCAGAGGCTCGACAGACTGCTTTGCTTCGGACGATGGGACCTCTGGCTTCTTGACCTCAGCTTCGACATCAATCAAAGCTGGCTTTACGCTCTCAGCTTCAGCCTTGATTTTGGTCTCGGGCAATCCGGACGTTTCCAAAGCAGCCTTTGATGATGGCTCCACCAAAACACTTTCCACTGGAGGCACCACAGCAACGCTTGAGCTTTTTTGACGCTCAACCACCTGCTGAGCGGCCGCGAGCAAACGCTGACGCGCCTGATCAGAACTTTGAGATGAATCTATCTGGGGCTGGGCGCTTTCAACAACATTGTCAGGAACCACTTCATCATCAAGCGGAACCCTGTTATCAACCGTCTCACTTCCCTGAAACAGCCCCTGCGCCAGATACGACAAAATCAATAGAGTTGCGATACCTACCACAGCCCACATATGAGCCTTCGGCAATCCGAGCCTGCGATTGGATTTTGCGACTATCTTGTCGTAATCCCTTTGCAATAGCTGATCGACGACACCTAAAACACCGCCTGTGCGCCTTAGAATATTTAGTCGAGCCTCCTCGGTAAGCCCACCAAGTTCTGGCCAACGACCGTGAGACTGTTGCAATGCCACGTAGTCTTCGAGAGAGTGTCCATCGAGTGGTTGCAACTCCAGTCTGTGGCATCGATCATGGCGTATATTTTTTTCAAGCGCATCATCGAGGAAAGCATCGGCAAAAGCCACTACCCTTATCCGCACTTGTGAGTTATTTGCCTTCTCAACCAGTTCAAACAAAAAACTCCAACAATCGCCAGAGAGTTCATGTGCATCATCAAAAACCAGCAGCAAAGGGTGGTGAACATACTGCTCCAACAAACCAAGCAACTGCGTAGGCTCAGCAACAGGTGTAAGCTCACCACCGCCCGAGGCCGTAATAATACGCTGAGATATTTTTAACGGAGATAATGCTTTCGAATTCTCTATAGCAGACAGGCCAACAGTTCCCTCGCGACGTGAGAGAAACTCATGATAAAGAGTGCTTTTTCCGGCGCCCTCCGGACCGCAGATCAAAAGAAAGAGCTCGCTAAACTGTATTAGGTGATCAAGCTTTAGCAATAAATCTTCACGGCCGGCCCCTAAAAACAGGGCCGAAGCCGAGGGCTCCGCGCTGAACAAGGCGTCCTCGAGGCGCTGCCTGAAAGCACTGCCATCTACCTTGATATTCGCTCCTTGCGACACCCTCGCCCCCTTAATTTGCTCCTAAATCAGGCCCGGCATTCAATGTTTGCTGCAACAGATCGATTGGGAAATCTGATGATATGACAGCATGCCCCATAGGCTTCAGAAGTACCAGCCGCAACGCACCATCCATTACTTTTTTGTCCACAGCCATCAAGGATATGAAGTCTTCTGCACTCATATCAGTCGGAGGAACAACCGGCAAACCTGCACGCAACAATAGCTTTTTCAAGCCAGCCACATCTGAATTCGCGATCCAACCTAGACGAGCCGATAAGTCAGCCGCCATCAACATCCCTACCGCAACCGCCTCACCATGCAACCACTGCCCATAACCCTGGTGAGTCTCTATCGCATGACCAAATGTATGCCCCAGATTAAGCAATGCTCGCTGACCGGATTCTTTCTCATCAGCCGCAACAATTTCTGCCTTAATTTCACAGGAGCGGTAAATCGCGTATTGCAAAGCCTCGACATCACGCTCAACCAGTTTCTCCATCGAGGCTTTCAGCCAACCATAAAAGGCATCGTCGTACAACAGGCCATATTTGATGACTTCTGCAATACCTGCCGATAGCTCACGGTCCGGAAGCGTGGATAAGCTATCTAAATCAACCAACACCAGCTGAGGCTGATGAAAAGCCCCTATCATATTTTTACCCAGGGGATGATTAACCCCGGTTTTACCACCCACTGAAGAGTCAACCTGAGACAGTAAAGTAGTAGGAATCTGTATAAACTTCACGCCTCGCTGGTAACTGGCTGCAGCAAAACCCGCCATATCGCCAACAACTCCTCCACCAAGAGCAATCAGGGTGGTGGTGCGGTTATGACGGTTTTCCAACAAACTGTCATAAATCAACGAAAGGGTTTCCAGTGTTTTGTATTGCTCTCCATCTGGAAGAACCGACACCGACACTTCATAATCATCCAGACCGGCAACGACCGTATCCATATACAGAGGCGCAACTGTCTCGTTACTCACTATTAACACTTGATTGCCCGAAATATGCTTCGTCAATAGCTCAGAATGTTGTAACAGTTGCTGGCCAATATGTATGGGATAACTTCTAATATCGAGATCAACAGTTAACGTTTGCATTTTTTTCTCAGCTATCTTTTGGGCTGTAAAACACGTAGTTGCTCGGCAATCGCTTGTACAACCATACGCGGATTACTATTTTCTGTGCTTACCGTTATATCAGCCACCTGCTGATAAAGTGGCTCACGAATCGTCATTAAATCGTTGAGGGTTTTTTCTGGATTATCCGTTTGCAGCAGAGGGCGCTTGCGGTCACGAGCCGTTCGAGAGAGCTGTTGCTCAACCGTAGTCTGCAAATAGACAACCGTACCGGAGGTCATCATCAGGCGTCGATTTTCTTCGAGCAATATTGCTCCGCCCCCTGTGGACAGAACCATTGCACCAGCACCCACCAAGTTTTGTAACACCGTTGATTCTCGTTTACGAAAGCCAGCTTCACCTTCAACATCGAAAATCCAGGGAATATCGGCGCCGCTACGCTCTTCTATTTCGTGATCGGAATCCTTAAAAGGAATATCCAGCTCTTTAGAAAGCAAACGCCCGATGGTGCTTTTACCAGCACCCATCGGGCCTACAAGAAAAATCACAGACTGCATTATCGATCCATAACTAGGCGTTATCGCAGAGACAATCCATTATCGATGATTTTTGGTGTAATGAATACCAACAACTCACTCTTGGTTACCGAATCACTGGTACTCCTGAAAAGATAGCCCAGATAAGGCACATCCCCAAGGAAAGGCACCTTGGTCACCTGAGTAGTATTGTTGTTCTGGAAAATACCGCCCAATACGATGGTTGTTCCATCAGCGACCAATACCTGTGTTTCAATCTTCTGTGTACGAATGGCAATTTCACCATTCGCTGGAGAGTTGGAAACGTCAGGCGAGTCATTATTGACCGCAATGTCCATGATAATGTTGCCATCAGGCGTGATTTGCGGAGTGACCTCAAGGGACAATACCGCCTTCTTAAAGGAGGTAGAGGTCGCACCACTGGAACTGGCTTCCTGATACGGAATTTCAGTACCGGACTCAATTCGAGCGGTGGTCTTATCCGCCGTAAACACTTTGGGCTGCGAGATAACCTCACCCTTACCGGAGCTTTCAAGCGCAGAGAGTTCCAGGTTAATCAAAGTACTATTGGTCGCAAAACCAATTGCCAAAGCTGCTGCCGACTGACCATCAGCAAAGCCAGGAGCCCCTAAATCCAGGAAGCTATTATCCGACGGGTTGGGGGAAGCAGAACTAGGCGGTGAGGTTGCTGTTGTGCCAGAACCACCAATAACGGTGTTCTTACCAGTACTGCCTTTGGAACCGACCTTACCACCGGACCATTTAACACCCAGATTCAGACCAAATTGGGTTTCGGCGTTAACAATGCGCGCCTCAATCATTACCTGCTTAACAGGGATATCGATGCGCTTAACAAGATCCCGCAACTCATCGAGTTTACTCTGGGTATCGTTCAACAACAGGCTGTTAGTACGCTGAACCACTTGTACCGAACCACGATCAGAGAGCACGCTGGCATCACCGCTTCCCTCAAGAATAGCTGCCACTTCAGCCGCATCTGCGTAGTTCACTTCCATTAGTTCTGAAACAGTGGGGGCAAGCTCTGATATCTGCTGAGAGTTTTCCAGTTCTTGCTTTTCCCTGGCGGCAATCTCTTCCGCCGGAGCCACCATCAGCACATTGCCAACCTTTCGCTTGTCCAGTCCTTTGGCCTTCAGCACAAGATCAAGAGCCTGATCCCAAGGAACATTCTGCAATCGAAGCGTAATATTGCCACCAACGGTATCACTGGCGACCAGGTTCAGGTCTGTGAAATCAGCAATCAACTGAAGTACCGAACGGACATCTATATCCTGAAAATTAAGCGACAATTTTTCTCCGGTAAAGGAGAAGCGATCTTTTTGTAACTTTTCCAGATCTTCAACGCTCAGAGGCTTAACGCTAATGGTTAGGGACGTATCCGTCTGATAGGCCAGATAGTCATAACTCCCCTTAGGCTCAACAACGATGATCGCCCCATCCTTCTCTGAGCTGGCATCGATAAAATTAACCGGAGTAGCAAAGTCAATAACATCCAAGCGGTTTTGTAAGTTCTTAGGCAGTTCAGTGCCAGGGAAACGGAGCTCAATACGACCCGCCCGTTCATTCATATCCAAGGCAACGTTAGCATTGGAAAGCGTTACAACCACGTTACCTTCGCCCTGTTCCCCGCGCTGAAAATCGATATCTGTTATACGATCGGTTTTGACAGTAACTCGCTCCGAAGGCTCATTTTTCATGTCATTGGCAGCCACAGTGGCTGCAGTTGCAGGAACCACCGCCACCTGTGAGGCCCCTAGGTCCGCACCTATAAGAATATATAACCGATTGCCCACTGTGCGCGTTGTATAGTTGGCCGGAGCATCCAGATTGACCACCAAACGGGTGCGGTCCTTGGCCTCGATGACGGTCACGCTACGGGCATTACCAAACCCGATTTCGTTATATTTACTCGACAGGTCGCTAGTGGCTCCCGGAAGATCAATCGAGATTCGGGCAGGCTGCTCAATGGTGTAGCCTTTCGGTGTCGGCACCTCCCCATCAAATTCAAGGGAAAGCTCTACCTTTTCACCAGGCAAAGAGGCTGCATCAAAACTCTTTATCGCTGAAGCCTGTGAAAGCTGCGACACAAACGCAAAGCTGAGCGCCATCATAGAGAGCGCTACCTTAGAAAATATATTGGACTTCATCTTCAACCACCGGCCATAAGTATTAAATTGTAATTCGTTCATGCCACAGTCCCTCGAGCTTTATCCTTCCCGGAGCTCAATCGTACGTGGGCGTTCTACCCACACATCTTTTCCACTGGGAACAATTTCAACCAATTTGATCTCGTTCTCATCGATAGAAGTGATGCGTCCATGGTTACGCCCCAAATAATCACCGACTTTGACGCGATGCACCCCATCACCTCCCTTTAACAAGGCCCACACCCCACCCTCATTACTCATGCTGCCCACCATCGAAAAGCTGGCAACATCGAATGATTCCAGAAACTGTTTCACCCTTGCAGGATCAGGCCTGACCGTAGACTCAGGTGGCGCTAGAGTATCATCGACAGCGACAGCAACTGGAGGCTGAAATGGGCTACGCATCCCGGCTGCACTATAGGTAAAGGCTTCATAGGCAGTAAACTTGGGCAGCGGCTGTATTTGCCCTTTGGGTCGCGCACGCTGTTCATCCATATAGGCTTGCAAATCGGCAAACTCATTCCCGGATTGACAACCGGTCATAAGCAGGACCAAAAGAGCCAAAACATTCAAGCGAAGTATATATTTCATCTCTGGTTCCTACTCACTTCTTGCGCTTGTTAGATTTCTTTTTACCACCGCCGCTTTTATCGTTATAGCGGTACGTCTTCGCGGTTATAGACATTTGCAAAATTTCATTATTCCCTCTACCAACAGGCTTGATGGTAAAATTATGCAGGGTCACGATACGTGGCAAAGCGGCTACAGCGCTAACAAAACTCCCTAGATCGTGGTAATTGCCTTGCACAGATATCTGAATCGGCAGCTCAATATAAAAACCTTTTGTTTGCTCTTTCTGTAACTGGATCGAGTTAAATGTCAAGCCACTACCCATACCTGCCTGGGTAATGTCTTCAAGAAGCCCTGCCACCTCGGTCTCACTGGGTAACTGTTTTACCAAAGCACCAAATGATCTCTCCATCTCAACCATCTGGTCTCGATAAGCTTGCAGGTTAGCCGCCTGAAAAGCCTTTCTACCGAACTGCTCTTTTAGGGTCTTTTCTTCGGCTTCAACCCTTTCTAGCTGAACCAGCATGTCTTGAACATGAAACGCATAACCAGCATAGAGAAGACCGGATAGCAATATAACGCCAATAATCGCTTTAACAGCCACCGGCCAACTGCCGATATTCTCAACATCAAGATCATTGATATCGAACTCATTGAGCTTTTGCAGGGAGTCAGACAGGCTCATTTCTTACCTCCCTTTTTGCCTGGTTGAGACTGATTCGGGTTCACCTGCGTTACAGTTAGTGAAAAGTCACTTCCTGTGCCAGATCTAGCCTTATTAACAGCCTGTAGGTTTGGGCTAGCGAACCATTCTGATTGATCAAAATCACGCATCAAACTGGAGACCCGATTATTCGATTCAGCAATGCCTTTAACAACCAGGTTATTACCACTAATTGCAAGCGAGGAAAAATACACGCCATCTGGCACCGAACGTGCCACCTCATCAAATACCCTGACAATAACCGGACGAGTCCCCTGCAGCTCCTGAATCACCTTCATTCGCGCCAACAGCTCTTCGCGTTTTTTTCGTAGCGCACTAATTTCCTTGATCTTCTCGTCCAGAACCTTGATCTCTTTCTTAACAAATTCATTGCGGGAATTTTGATGATCTATCATTCCCTCAACTTCGCGTCCGGCAAGAAATACCACGCCTGCGGCAATAATCGCAATTCCAGCCAGCACCGTCAGGAACTGTTTCTTTTGCTCTTCCCGCAGCTCTTCCCGCCACGGCAGCAGGTTAATACGAGCCATCAGTCAAAACTCCTCATCGCCAGTCCACAGGCGATCATCAAAGAGGGCGCATCGCTACTCAACGCCGCCGCATTTACTTTATTAGCTATGGTCATATTGGCAAAGGGGTTTGCAACCAAGGTGTGTATACCAATCTTTTCTTGCACCATCTGCTCCAAACCTGCCAGTGACGCGGTACCACCGGCCAGAATGACATAGTCAACATCGTTATACTGACTGGCCGCAAAGAAAAACTGTAAGGAACGAGACACCTGCTGAACCACCGCATCCTTGAAGGGCCCCAACACTTCTGCTTCGTACTCGTCAGGTAGGCCGGCACCGCCTTGCTTCTTGCTCATACCCGCCTCTTCAAAGGAGATAGCGTAACGACGCTGAATCTCTTCGGTCAGCTGCTTACCGCCAAATAGCTGTTCTCGGGTGTAAATGGTTTTGCCGTCAGCCAACACACTAAGCGTAGTCATAGTCGCGCCAATATCGATAATAGCCACAACCTGCTCATCGTCGGCTTTATCCAACTGAGGCTGAATCAGATCGTAAGTTCGTTCAATCGCATAGGCCTCGACGTCTACCACTTTTGCGCTCAGCCCCCCTAAGGCCAGAGCAGCTTCTCGCATATCGACATTTTCTTTACGGCATGCGGCCAATAGGACCTCAACCATACCTGGGTTTCTTTCCAACTCACCCTGAACTTCAAAGTCGATCGCGACCTCATCAAGGGGATAAGGAATGTATTGATCGGCTTCAACAGAAATCTGACTCTCTAGCTCTTGATCATTAAGAGAGCCATCCATCTCTATCGTTTTGGTGATAACCGCTGAGCCGGCAACTGCCACGGCGGCGTTGCGAGAGGATGAGCGAGATTTCGATACTGCCTTTGAGACAATATCTCCAACCACATCAAGCTCGTTGATGTTTTTCTCTACCACAGCGTTTTCCGGCAAGGGTTCAACGCCATAGGCCTCAACACGATACCGATCTCCGCTGCGACTCAGCTCGAGCAGCTTGACGGAGGTGGAACTGATATCGATCCCCAACACCGTATTGGATTTCTTCTTAAAGAGACTTACCACGACCAATTTCCTATCAGCATCCGATACTTACGGACGATTTGTGTATTTCTACATTAAATAACAGACTCCGCCACAGCGCAAATCTATCAAATGAAAAAAAACTCCTTATAATGGACGCTGAGCATAGGATTCAGCACCCTTTTTTTTCTAACCCCTTAATTTGTCTGGAATTTCATGAAACGCACATTACGTCTTGCCCGTTTTTTGTGCTGGGCGACTTTTCTCACAATCTGTGGCTCTGTGCTCATTTTTGCCAGCGCCTACCTCTATTTGAGCCCCGCCCTACCAACGGTAGAAAGCCTGAAAGATGTGCGTTTGCAAACACCCTTGCGGATTTATACCAGCGACCACAAGCTTATCGCGGAATTCGGTGAAAAACGGCGTACTCCGTTGCAAATTGAGCAAATCCCCCCCGCGATGATAGAGGCTATTCTCTCTGCGGAAGACGACCGGTTTTATGAACATCCGGGTGTCGATGTAAAGGGCTTGTTAAGGGCGGTGGTTCAATTGGTGCAAAGCGGTCAGATTCGCACTGGCGGCAGCACCATCACCATGCAAGTAGCCAAAAACTTCTTCCTTTCCAATAAACGAGTTTTTTCAAGAAAATTCAATGAGATAGTTCTTGCTCTTGAGATCGAGCAAGAACTATCCAAAGAGCAAATCCTCGAGCTTTATCTAAACAAAATCTATCTAGGCAACCGTGCCTACGGTATAGAGGCCGCCGCGCAGGTCTACTATGGTCGTCCGATAGATCAATTATCACTCGCCCAATTGGCAATGATTGCCGGTTTACCCAAGGCACCTTCACGCTACAACCCCATCGTCAACCCGCAACGGGCTGTAGTGAGACGCAACTGGATTCTCGACCGCATGCTGGAACTGGGCTATATCAGCCCGACAGAACACGACCAAGCTCGCATGGAACCCGTGAGTGCCAGCTACCACGGCCTTCAGAATGAAGCGGAAGCACCCTACTTTGCGGAAATGGTCCGTGCGGAACTGCTGCAACAATATGGCAGTAATATTTATACCGATGGTTATAACGTCACCACCACCCTAGATAGCAAACTGCAGCAGGCAGCAAATCGTGCCGCACACCAAGGCCTGATGGAATATGACCGCCGTCACGGCTACAGAGGCCCTGAGGCGCAACTCCCCATCGACGACGAACCGTCCCTGGAACTGGCACTGGAGCGACTCAAGAACACCTCCGCCGTCGGCCAGCTGCAACCCGCCATCGTTCTCAGTACCGAACAGCAACAAGCAGAAATCATGCTTCGCGACGGCATCGCCCTGATCGACTGGGAAGGCATGTCCTGGGCTCGAAAATTCCTAACCATTAACAAACTGGGTGACAAACCCACCCAAGCCACGGACATCATGCAGCCGGGCGACCTTATTCGTGTCGAGCAACACCAAGACGGCAGCTATTGGCTGGCCCAGATCCCTGAGGTGCAGGGAGCCCTGGTATCTTTTCGCCCGGACGATGGCGCCCTGTTAGCCATCGTTGGAGGATTCAATTTCCACTCCAGCAAGTTTAATCGAGCCACCCAGGCAGCACGACAGACAGGGTCGAACTTCAAGCCCTTTATTTACAGTGCCGCACTGGAGAACGGCTTCACCGCCGCCTCCATCATCAACGATGCCCCGGTCGTTTTCGAAGATCAAAGCCTTGAAAACACCTGGCGACCCCAAAATGACAGCGGTCGTTTTTATGGCCCTACTCGACTAAGAACCGCACTGTACAAATCCCGCAACCTGGTTTCTATTCGGTTACTGCAGGGTGTTGGTATCGCCAAGGCTCTGGAATACGTCCAGCGCTTTGGCTTCGACCCAGGAGTTTTACCCAGAGACCTGTCTTTGGCACTAGGCAGCGCAACCATGCCTCCCTACGATCTTGCTGCAGGTTATATTGCCATTGCCAATGGCGGTTACAGCGTTATGCCACACTTCATCACCCGCATAGATCAACTGGATGAAACGCGCTTTGAAAAACAGGTAGTTCGAGTGTGCCGCGATGAATGTGAAGCGTTAAAGGCTGCAAACAGCGAACTCAGCCAACTTATTGAGCAAGAATCACAAACGCTGCTACTCATCCCAGACGCTGAAGATAACGGCCAAATCTCGGAGTCTCAGGCCAGCGAAAGTGAGCCCGCTAAACTTCCCCCCATCGATGCTCCCCGCATCATGGATGAACGCGTTAATTACATCATGACCACCATGTTACGGGACGTGATCCAGTCCGGTACCGGCCGACGTGCACGAGTTCTTGGCCGTAAGGATATTGGCGGCAAGACGGGGACCACTAACGAGCAAAAAGACGCCTGGTTCTCCGGCTTTAGTCCGGATGTTCACACGACGGTCTGGGTTGGTTTTGATCAACCAATTACCCTAGGACGCCGAGAATACGGCGGCACCGCAGCTCTTCCCATCTGGATCAACTACATGGCAACAGCACTGGAAGGCAAGCCAGAGCGCCCCTTGGTTCAGCCAGAAGGCATTATCACGATGCGCATCGATCCCGAGAACGGCAAACCAGCACCCAGCGGTGATCCCAACGCTATTTTTGAGGTCTTCCGTAAAGAGCTGGCGCCAGTCGCCACTCCCAGCTCTTCTCTATCACCAATAGAGCTGGAAGACGAGCAGGATTCGGCTCCCCAGGAACTGTTCTAACCGAGAACAATAAGAGAAAAATAAACGCGCATAAAAAAGCCCCGCTAAGCGGGGCTTTTTGCTATCCAATACAACTCAGATATCGTCGATTGAGTTCAGTGGATAATTGCTTGGGTAAGGTTGACGAGCAACGCCGCTATCAACCGCCGCTTTTGCCACGGCGCCAGAGACAGCACCCAGCAAACGCGAATCCATTGGCTTGGGAATAATGTAATCACGACCAAATTCCAATGAATCTACTCCGTAGGCTTTAAGCACCTCAGCAGGAGCGGCTTCTTTAGCCAGATCCTTGATCGCATGCGCTGCTGCCACCTTCATCTCTTCATTAATTTTGGTCGCGCGCACATCGAGCGCACCACGGAAGATAAAGGGGAAACCCAACACGTTATTGACCTGGTTCGGATAATCAGAACGGCCAGTAGCCATAATCACATCGCTACGGGTTTCAACGGCCAATTCCGGCTTGATTTCAGGATCCGGGTTGGAGCAGGCAAACACGATAGGATCACTCGCCATCTTCGCCAGCTGCTCTGGAGACAGCAGGTTTGGCCCCGACAGCCCCAGAAAGACATCGGCGCCGTCCATTGCGTCATCCAGAGTGCGCTTGTCGGTGTCGATGGCAAATTCAGCTTTATGCTCATTCAGGTCATCACGACCACTGTGGATCACACCCTTACGATCCAGCATAAAAATATTGTTCGCTTGCATACCGCAGCTGATCAGCAGCTTGGTGCACGCGATCGCTGCAGCACCAGCTCCCAACACGACCATTTTGGCGCTGTCGATGCTTTTGCCGGCAATTTCAAGGGCATTCAACATACCAGCCGCAGTAACAATAGCGGTACCGTGCTGGTCGTCATGGAAAATAGGAATATCGCATTGTTCGATCAGAACACGCTCGACTTCGAAGCATTCTGGCGCTTTGATGTCTTCAAGATTAATACCACCAAAGGTGTTAGCAATCAGCTTAACGGTATCAATCAATTCCTGAGGATCCTGGGTATCCACTTCGATGTCGATGGAGTCCACACCAGCAAACTTCTTAAACAGAAGAGACTTGCCTTCCATTACCGGCTTACTGGCCAAAGAGCCCAGATTACCTAGACCCAAAATGGCGCTACCATTACTGATCACCGCTACCAGATTACCCTTGGCAGTGTACTTGTAAGCATTCTCAGGATCCTGGGCAATTTCACGGACAGGCTCCGCAACACCCGGACTGTAGGCAAGAGAGAGATCGCGGGAGGTTTCCGCGCGGGTGGTCAGTTCTACGCTGATCTTGCCCGGTTTGGGGTTGGCATGATAATCAAGTGCCGCTTGTTTCATATCCTCAGACATGGCATGTGTCCCGATCTAATGAATTATGGGGAGCCAAAGGATATAGAAAACCGCTATTCCTAACAAGCAACCCCCGTGCATAGCGGATATCAGCGAAATCAATATACCAACTTAACCCATTCACCCGGGCTCGGCTGACCCGTTGGGTACTGGTCATTAATCAGCCGTAACTGTTGTTCGGCATACTGGGAGATCGGGCTGCGCTTGGCCAACCTCGCATAGTTATCGCCCTTGCGGACCTTAACACGGCGCAAGTGCAAACCATCCGCTTTGTCATAGTCCGACTTGGGTAGCTTGCGAAAACTCGCAATGGTCGACTGCATCAGCTGATCAAAACCATCGAACT
Proteins encoded in this window:
- a CDS encoding pilus assembly protein PilM; this translates as MVSLFKKKSNTVLGIDISSTSVKLLELSRSGDRYRVEAYGVEPLPENAVVEKNINELDVVGDIVSKAVSKSRSSSRNAAVAVAGSAVITKTIEMDGSLNDQELESQISVEADQYIPYPLDEVAIDFEVQGELERNPGMVEVLLAACRKENVDMREAALALGGLSAKVVDVEAYAIERTYDLIQPQLDKADDEQVVAIIDIGATMTTLSVLADGKTIYTREQLFGGKQLTEEIQRRYAISFEEAGMSKKQGGAGLPDEYEAEVLGPFKDAVVQQVSRSLQFFFAASQYNDVDYVILAGGTASLAGLEQMVQEKIGIHTLVANPFANMTIANKVNAAALSSDAPSLMIACGLAMRSFD
- a CDS encoding penicillin-binding protein 1A, whose protein sequence is MKRTLRLARFLCWATFLTICGSVLIFASAYLYLSPALPTVESLKDVRLQTPLRIYTSDHKLIAEFGEKRRTPLQIEQIPPAMIEAILSAEDDRFYEHPGVDVKGLLRAVVQLVQSGQIRTGGSTITMQVAKNFFLSNKRVFSRKFNEIVLALEIEQELSKEQILELYLNKIYLGNRAYGIEAAAQVYYGRPIDQLSLAQLAMIAGLPKAPSRYNPIVNPQRAVVRRNWILDRMLELGYISPTEHDQARMEPVSASYHGLQNEAEAPYFAEMVRAELLQQYGSNIYTDGYNVTTTLDSKLQQAANRAAHQGLMEYDRRHGYRGPEAQLPIDDEPSLELALERLKNTSAVGQLQPAIVLSTEQQQAEIMLRDGIALIDWEGMSWARKFLTINKLGDKPTQATDIMQPGDLIRVEQHQDGSYWLAQIPEVQGALVSFRPDDGALLAIVGGFNFHSSKFNRATQAARQTGSNFKPFIYSAALENGFTAASIINDAPVVFEDQSLENTWRPQNDSGRFYGPTRLRTALYKSRNLVSIRLLQGVGIAKALEYVQRFGFDPGVLPRDLSLALGSATMPPYDLAAGYIAIANGGYSVMPHFITRIDQLDETRFEKQVVRVCRDECEALKAANSELSQLIEQESQTLLLIPDAEDNGQISESQASESEPAKLPPIDAPRIMDERVNYIMTTMLRDVIQSGTGRRARVLGRKDIGGKTGTTNEQKDAWFSGFSPDVHTTVWVGFDQPITLGRREYGGTAALPIWINYMATALEGKPERPLVQPEGIITMRIDPENGKPAPSGDPNAIFEVFRKELAPVATPSSSLSPIELEDEQDSAPQELF
- a CDS encoding malic enzyme-like NAD(P)-binding protein, which codes for MSEDMKQAALDYHANPKPGKISVELTTRAETSRDLSLAYSPGVAEPVREIAQDPENAYKYTAKGNLVAVISNGSAILGLGNLGSLASKPVMEGKSLLFKKFAGVDSIDIEVDTQDPQELIDTVKLIANTFGGINLEDIKAPECFEVERVLIEQCDIPIFHDDQHGTAIVTAAGMLNALEIAGKSIDSAKMVVLGAGAAAIACTKLLISCGMQANNIFMLDRKGVIHSGRDDLNEHKAEFAIDTDKRTLDDAMDGADVFLGLSGPNLLSPEQLAKMASDPIVFACSNPDPEIKPELAVETRSDVIMATGRSDYPNQVNNVLGFPFIFRGALDVRATKINEEMKVAAAHAIKDLAKEAAPAEVLKAYGVDSLEFGRDYIIPKPMDSRLLGAVSGAVAKAAVDSGVARQPYPSNYPLNSIDDI